The following are encoded together in the Nitrospira sp. genome:
- a CDS encoding ATP-dependent helicase yields the protein MYRSKSSSLRSRTEVAGRLCRCKAPDGMLYSATAPVLRLTAQSDANMDRNVKPYILKRIPDQDPPRTLSLDYAKELNAQQYAAVTAADGPALVIAGAGSGKTRTLVHRVAYLIDSGVDPSHILLLTFTRKSAEEMLERVGALIGSRSQRVCGGTFHSVANMLLRRYGRALGIEPGFTIMDRGDAEDLIALLRAQLGLNEKDKRFPRKGTIAEIYSKCENTLRGLEEIVLDEFSHFADHLEALGKLQRAYHVAKRQRQLLDYDDLLVLLRELLTKDEQVRRTISQQFRYILVDEYQDTNRLQADLIRKLAATHDNVMVVGDDSQSIYAFRGATFRNIMEFPSWFPGATIYKLEENYRSTQPILSLANDIIQEAPEKYTKHLFTRKLDGPLPALVEAAGENAQSRFVAQKIQELREEGVSLDEIAVLVRSGFHSFDLEIELSRCGLPFVKRGGIKFIEAAHVKDLLAHLRVVVNPQDAVSWHRVLMLVDGVGPKKAQDLVSAMLRVPHPYQVLRGSGGRSGKGLGALADVLENLAVSDDLSPTEQVNRVYEYYLPILKDHHDDYPKRIRDLDHLHTIAESYPGLTEFLADLALAPPDSSAGEVESAGRDGEQVVISTIHSAKGLEWQCVFVLWVVDGKFPSVFAFNTDEELEEERRLMYVAVTRAKRHLFLTYPINVYDKSSGMLLSKPSRFLDHVSPRLFETLALVEEGHGHDWGRGYDRYV from the coding sequence ATTTACAGGTCCAAGTCTTCCTCTCTTCGTTCACGGACAGAGGTTGCGGGGAGGCTCTGTCGTTGCAAGGCCCCGGATGGTATGTTATACAGCGCGACCGCCCCCGTCTTGCGCCTCACCGCCCAGTCGGATGCCAACATGGACCGAAACGTCAAACCATATATTCTCAAACGAATTCCTGATCAGGATCCTCCGCGAACGCTCTCCCTGGACTATGCCAAAGAGCTCAATGCCCAACAGTATGCGGCGGTGACCGCGGCAGATGGGCCTGCGCTGGTGATCGCCGGGGCGGGGAGCGGCAAGACGAGGACCCTCGTGCACCGGGTGGCCTACCTGATCGATTCCGGCGTGGATCCCTCGCATATTCTGCTCTTAACCTTCACCCGCAAGTCGGCGGAGGAAATGCTGGAGCGCGTCGGTGCCTTGATCGGGTCGCGCAGCCAGCGGGTGTGCGGCGGCACGTTTCACTCAGTCGCCAATATGCTGTTGCGACGTTACGGGAGGGCCCTGGGGATTGAGCCGGGGTTCACCATTATGGATCGCGGCGATGCCGAGGACTTGATCGCGCTGTTGCGTGCCCAGCTCGGGTTGAACGAGAAGGATAAGCGGTTCCCTCGCAAAGGCACCATCGCCGAAATCTACAGCAAGTGTGAAAATACACTGCGCGGGTTGGAAGAGATCGTCCTCGACGAGTTTTCGCACTTTGCGGATCATCTGGAGGCGCTAGGCAAGCTTCAGCGGGCCTATCACGTTGCGAAGCGGCAGCGCCAGTTGCTGGACTATGACGATTTGTTGGTCCTGCTGCGCGAATTGCTGACGAAGGATGAGCAGGTGCGGCGGACCATCTCGCAGCAGTTCCGCTACATTTTGGTGGACGAATACCAAGACACGAATCGCTTGCAGGCGGACCTGATTCGGAAGCTGGCGGCCACTCACGACAATGTCATGGTGGTGGGCGATGATTCGCAGTCGATTTACGCGTTCCGCGGCGCGACCTTCCGCAACATTATGGAATTTCCCTCCTGGTTTCCCGGGGCAACCATCTACAAGCTGGAAGAAAACTACCGCAGCACGCAGCCGATTTTGAGTCTGGCGAATGACATTATTCAGGAGGCGCCAGAGAAATATACGAAGCATTTGTTTACGCGCAAGCTGGATGGGCCGTTGCCGGCGTTGGTCGAGGCTGCCGGAGAAAATGCCCAATCACGCTTCGTCGCACAGAAAATCCAGGAGTTGCGGGAGGAGGGGGTCTCGCTCGATGAAATTGCGGTCCTCGTTCGCTCCGGGTTTCATTCGTTCGATTTGGAAATCGAACTGTCCCGGTGCGGGCTCCCGTTTGTGAAGCGGGGAGGAATCAAGTTTATTGAGGCGGCTCATGTGAAAGATCTGTTGGCTCACCTGCGAGTCGTGGTCAATCCGCAGGATGCAGTGAGCTGGCATCGGGTGCTCATGCTGGTCGACGGGGTGGGGCCGAAGAAAGCCCAGGATCTCGTCTCCGCCATGCTGCGAGTCCCCCATCCCTATCAGGTTTTGCGAGGCTCTGGCGGACGCTCTGGAAAAGGGCTGGGCGCGTTGGCTGATGTGCTGGAGAACCTTGCCGTCAGCGACGACTTGAGCCCGACGGAGCAAGTCAATCGAGTCTATGAGTATTATTTGCCTATTTTAAAAGATCATCATGATGACTATCCCAAGCGCATCCGGGATCTCGATCATCTGCATACCATCGCCGAAAGTTATCCGGGACTGACGGAATTTTTGGCCGATTTGGCCTTGGCCCCTCCGGACAGCAGCGCGGGCGAGGTTGAGTCGGCGGGCCGAGATGGCGAGCAGGTGGTGATCTCCACGATTCACTCTGCCAAGGGACTGGAGTGGCAATGCGTGTTCGTACTGTGGGTGGTGGACGGCAAATTTCCGTCCGTGTTTGCGTTCAATACCGATGAGGAGTTGGAGGAGGAGCGGCGCTTGATGTATGTGGCTGTCACGCGGGCGAAGCGCCACCTATTCCTGACCTATCCGATCAATGTGTATGACAAGAGTTCCGGGATGCTGCTCTCGAAGCCGTCGCGGTTTCTGGATCATGTGTCGCCCCGATTGTTTGAAACCTTGGCTCTTGTCGAAGAAGGGCACGGACATGATTGGGGACGAGGCTACGACCGGTATGTCTAG
- the glgP gene encoding alpha-glucan family phosphorylase — protein sequence MQAPDHIQPPQDTVPDNLHRLGELARNLWWSWNQPARQLFESIDPTLWFLTHHNPVQLLAGVKPERFAALANDPNFVRQYSAVLRSFDQYMSNQGTWAATEFPGLQNSPIAYFSAEFGLHISIPIYSGGLGILAGDHCKEASDLGIPLVGIGFMYPQGYFKQRINPEGWQEATYVPFNRHDSPIHQALTPAGVPCTIKVEIGHRQVSVLVWQVRNGRMSLYLIDTDVPDNTPEDRALSARLYGGDQEIRLCQEFLLGIGGVRILRALGISPAVWHCNEGHSAFLTLERIREFVTKGHSHAEASELIRQSTVFTTHTPVPAGHDIFPFHLMDRYFHNYWGQLGLSREEFLRLGETPESAGHGFNMTALAMRLSAHVNGVSREHGRVSRQMWQHLWPGLAQDLVPIRSLTNGIHAPTWISPEANSLYAKYLSPEWAERIDDPTIWQRVTDLPDDALWAVRQTTRRKLMRFIRERARDGWIRGHLQPMQALARGTLLDPEALTIGFARRFATYKRATLLFRDLERLKQLLHNRWRPVQIIFAGKAHPADEPGRYFIHEVLNFCNDHKLGGHIAFLEDYDMHMAKYLVQGVDVWLNTPRAPLEASGTSGQKAALNGVINLSVLDGWWQEGYNGANGWGIQPLPEGTDTQAQDAHDAEQLFRLLEQEVVPLFYQRDLDGIPRGWLHIVKESIKTVAPQFCTKRMVKEYMKQLYAPATARTPSKW from the coding sequence GTGCAAGCACCCGATCATATCCAGCCCCCTCAAGATACGGTTCCTGACAATCTGCACCGGCTGGGCGAACTGGCCCGGAATCTCTGGTGGAGTTGGAATCAGCCGGCACGACAACTCTTCGAATCCATCGATCCGACGCTGTGGTTTCTCACGCATCACAATCCCGTTCAACTGCTCGCCGGCGTAAAACCGGAACGCTTCGCCGCATTGGCGAACGATCCCAATTTCGTGCGGCAGTATTCGGCCGTGCTACGCAGCTTCGACCAGTACATGAGCAACCAAGGCACCTGGGCCGCCACGGAGTTTCCTGGCCTGCAGAACTCCCCGATCGCGTATTTCTCGGCAGAATTCGGGCTCCATATCTCCATCCCCATCTACAGCGGAGGCCTGGGGATTCTCGCCGGGGACCATTGCAAAGAAGCCAGCGACCTGGGCATTCCGCTCGTCGGGATCGGCTTCATGTATCCGCAAGGGTACTTCAAACAGCGGATCAATCCGGAGGGATGGCAAGAGGCCACCTATGTCCCATTCAATCGACACGATTCCCCGATTCACCAGGCGCTAACACCGGCCGGGGTCCCTTGCACCATCAAGGTGGAGATCGGTCATCGCCAAGTCTCCGTTCTTGTCTGGCAGGTCCGTAACGGACGCATGTCCCTCTATCTGATCGACACCGACGTCCCCGACAACACCCCGGAGGATCGTGCCCTTTCCGCACGCCTTTATGGCGGCGACCAGGAAATCCGGCTTTGCCAGGAATTTCTCTTGGGGATCGGCGGTGTGCGGATTCTTCGCGCGCTCGGCATCAGTCCTGCCGTGTGGCATTGCAATGAAGGACATTCCGCTTTTCTGACGCTGGAGCGCATCCGCGAATTCGTCACAAAGGGCCACAGCCACGCCGAAGCGAGCGAACTCATTCGACAGAGCACGGTGTTCACGACTCACACGCCGGTTCCAGCTGGGCATGACATCTTTCCGTTTCACTTGATGGACCGCTACTTCCACAACTACTGGGGCCAGCTCGGTTTGTCGCGCGAAGAATTCCTCCGTCTCGGCGAAACACCGGAGAGTGCCGGGCACGGCTTCAACATGACGGCGCTCGCCATGCGGCTGTCCGCGCACGTGAACGGCGTGAGCCGAGAGCACGGACGCGTCTCCCGGCAAATGTGGCAACACCTGTGGCCCGGCCTGGCGCAGGACCTCGTGCCCATCAGAAGCCTCACGAACGGCATTCATGCTCCCACCTGGATCTCCCCGGAAGCCAACTCCCTGTATGCGAAATATCTCAGTCCAGAATGGGCGGAACGAATCGATGATCCGACCATTTGGCAACGGGTCACCGATCTGCCGGACGACGCGCTGTGGGCCGTCCGCCAAACCACCAGACGGAAGCTGATGCGGTTTATTCGTGAGCGTGCCAGAGATGGCTGGATTCGGGGCCACCTCCAGCCGATGCAAGCCTTGGCCAGAGGGACGTTGCTGGATCCGGAAGCCCTGACGATCGGGTTTGCCAGGCGATTTGCCACCTACAAACGGGCGACATTATTGTTCCGCGACCTCGAACGGCTCAAACAGCTTCTCCACAATCGGTGGCGGCCGGTTCAGATTATTTTTGCCGGCAAAGCCCACCCCGCCGACGAGCCCGGACGGTACTTCATTCATGAAGTCCTCAATTTTTGCAACGATCACAAACTGGGTGGCCATATCGCCTTCCTGGAAGACTATGACATGCACATGGCCAAATACTTAGTCCAAGGCGTCGACGTCTGGCTCAACACGCCAAGAGCGCCCCTGGAGGCAAGCGGAACCAGCGGTCAAAAGGCGGCCCTCAATGGCGTCATTAACCTCAGCGTCCTGGATGGGTGGTGGCAAGAAGGATACAACGGCGCGAACGGCTGGGGCATTCAACCCTTGCCCGAGGGAACCGATACTCAGGCACAAGATGCACACGATGCCGAACAGCTATTTCGCTTGCTGGAACAAGAAGTTGTCCCGCTCTTCTATCAGCGCGACCTTGATGGCATTCCGCGCGGCTGGCTCCACATTGTCAAAGAAAGTATCAAGACCGTGGCTCCGCAATTTTGCACCAAGCGGATGGTCAAAGAATACATGAAGCAGCTCTATGCACCGGCCACTGCGCGCACTCCGAGTAAGTGGTAG
- a CDS encoding HEAT repeat domain-containing protein: MTLYQGAEYNRVLDLFQQTTAGQEPSREVTRYALLSQLKLGKPEEAWKLYPKLVAANHPDDPALLRDIARGFVVSRIRDSQEHIRIAAYTALAEMGEGETLPLLEDGLLDSSALVRARAAEAIGRAGLAGRSAALKRALRDEAPGVRIAAINALSDAKVSGITEQLTEIARIDEGPESIFAFAGLYKLGRADVLTDISSAVTLPDPEVRMAALGVLGRLRRPASLSILSQAVYDPHPAVRAFAAGALGEFGSVEGVAPLTHALGDENPRVRAVALSSLGRLGVADTRSVIQPLLRDADEHVRINAVEALLRLGDASAVLQAADLARHPDPSVRGGIAHALAIATAPNALPILEMLLRDQQPLPRLMAARALGKSPLKSLVPALKIGLQDSDPAVRITSAGSLVHVLSRKEPSAKR, from the coding sequence ATGACGTTGTACCAGGGGGCGGAATACAACCGCGTCCTGGATCTATTTCAACAGACGACTGCCGGCCAAGAGCCTAGCCGAGAGGTTACGAGATATGCACTGCTGAGCCAGCTCAAGTTAGGAAAGCCAGAGGAAGCCTGGAAACTCTACCCAAAACTCGTCGCAGCCAATCACCCGGACGACCCAGCCTTGCTGCGTGACATCGCTCGAGGGTTCGTTGTTTCCCGCATCCGGGATTCCCAGGAACATATTCGGATCGCCGCCTATACGGCCTTGGCTGAAATGGGTGAGGGCGAGACATTGCCCCTTCTGGAAGATGGGCTGCTGGATTCATCGGCCCTTGTGCGTGCGAGAGCGGCGGAAGCCATTGGCCGAGCCGGACTTGCGGGACGTTCGGCTGCGCTCAAACGGGCACTTCGCGATGAAGCTCCCGGCGTGCGTATCGCGGCGATCAATGCACTGAGTGATGCTAAGGTTTCCGGCATCACTGAGCAATTGACGGAGATCGCCCGTATCGACGAAGGCCCGGAGTCCATTTTCGCCTTCGCGGGCTTGTATAAGCTCGGACGAGCCGACGTGTTGACCGATATCTCCAGCGCCGTGACCTTGCCGGATCCTGAGGTACGCATGGCGGCGCTCGGGGTGCTCGGTCGGCTGCGTCGACCCGCAAGCCTGTCGATTTTGAGCCAGGCTGTGTACGATCCCCACCCCGCGGTTCGAGCATTTGCCGCGGGAGCCCTGGGAGAATTCGGCAGCGTCGAGGGCGTGGCACCGCTGACCCATGCTCTCGGTGATGAGAACCCGCGAGTACGTGCAGTCGCCCTGTCCAGCCTTGGCCGCTTGGGCGTCGCCGACACCAGAAGCGTCATTCAACCGCTCCTGCGAGACGCCGATGAACATGTCCGGATCAATGCCGTGGAAGCCCTGCTGCGTCTCGGTGATGCCAGCGCGGTGTTACAGGCCGCGGATCTCGCTCGGCATCCTGACCCGTCTGTACGCGGCGGTATCGCTCATGCCCTCGCCATCGCAACTGCTCCCAATGCACTGCCAATCCTGGAAATGCTCCTCCGGGATCAACAACCACTTCCTCGCCTCATGGCTGCGAGAGCCTTGGGCAAATCTCCGCTCAAATCGCTTGTGCCCGCCCTGAAAATCGGCCTCCAAGACTCGGATCCTGCGGTTCGAATTACTTCCGCCGGAAGCCTGGTCCATGTTCTGTCACGCAAAGAACCATCCGCCAAGCGTTAA
- a CDS encoding HEAT repeat domain-containing protein encodes MEHAGENEEQAQAVSPVGQVSDEALTDQVSDELAASLDSSTGGQELADPTQEVVLEEEKVKDEIDIQIDLLKDPDWVVRREAAITLGEMGDERCVEPLAGALRDGDWQVREVAIEGIGQIGSPAVEVLLKLLRDWDVRKSAIMALGKIRDERVLEPLMQQLRNDEFMEDATDALVNLGEPALPGLIKALKDKEELVRKQAVIALGRIKSPEAIDPLIEMLQNKDWFTRLTAAAALEAIGDERGREAIKPLLKDTDMVVKMRVERILAKWKKQPATV; translated from the coding sequence ATGGAACATGCTGGTGAAAACGAAGAACAGGCCCAGGCTGTTTCCCCTGTCGGTCAAGTTTCGGATGAGGCGTTGACAGACCAGGTCTCAGACGAACTTGCTGCGTCCTTGGACTCGTCAACGGGAGGGCAGGAACTTGCCGATCCCACGCAGGAGGTAGTGCTCGAGGAAGAGAAGGTCAAAGACGAAATCGATATTCAAATCGACCTTCTCAAAGATCCTGACTGGGTTGTCAGGCGGGAAGCGGCGATTACGCTCGGGGAAATGGGCGATGAGCGGTGCGTGGAACCTCTCGCTGGTGCCCTTCGTGATGGTGATTGGCAGGTACGGGAAGTTGCGATCGAAGGAATAGGGCAGATCGGCTCTCCTGCTGTCGAAGTGCTGCTCAAGCTTCTCCGTGACTGGGATGTACGAAAGTCCGCGATCATGGCTCTAGGAAAAATCCGCGATGAGCGGGTCTTAGAACCACTGATGCAGCAACTCCGGAACGACGAGTTCATGGAGGATGCGACAGATGCCCTGGTGAATCTCGGTGAACCCGCTTTGCCCGGGCTGATCAAAGCCTTGAAGGATAAGGAAGAATTAGTCCGAAAGCAGGCGGTCATCGCGTTGGGCCGAATCAAGTCGCCTGAAGCCATCGATCCGTTGATCGAAATGTTGCAAAACAAAGATTGGTTCACACGCCTCACTGCTGCCGCAGCGCTGGAAGCCATTGGTGACGAGCGTGGTCGTGAAGCGATTAAGCCATTGTTGAAAGATACGGACATGGTCGTGAAGATGCGGGTCGAACGGATCCTTGCGAAGTGGAAGAAACAACCGGCAACGGTCTAA
- a CDS encoding septal ring lytic transglycosylase RlpA family protein, translating to MDRNFRTLISRTPGYAALFLLVFSLLSACSSLPKGELSLDLGIKDRGVASWYGKDFHGKLAANGEVFDMTAYTAAHRKLPLGSVVRVVNLINGKSVQVRITDRGPYIPGRMLDLSHAAAVELEMVEAGTSVVQIEVLGNHRPVAPIPPSKIPSLAGTVLNTDIHTAKPPTRQDSGLEGPAVPPRMMPQEALYVRRERRIGSMLAADHSAHNIIPVLIVS from the coding sequence ATGGATAGGAATTTCCGGACCCTGATTTCTCGAACGCCCGGATATGCTGCGCTTTTCCTCCTGGTCTTCTCTCTTCTCAGTGCCTGTTCCTCTCTGCCGAAAGGTGAACTTTCTCTGGATCTCGGAATCAAGGACCGCGGAGTCGCTTCGTGGTATGGGAAAGATTTTCACGGAAAGCTCGCAGCCAATGGCGAAGTCTTTGATATGACCGCGTATACGGCGGCTCACCGGAAACTTCCGCTTGGAAGCGTGGTGCGAGTCGTGAATTTGATCAATGGGAAATCGGTACAAGTCAGAATCACTGATCGAGGCCCCTATATCCCAGGCAGAATGTTGGATCTTTCGCACGCTGCGGCTGTGGAACTGGAAATGGTTGAAGCCGGCACTTCAGTGGTGCAAATCGAAGTTCTCGGCAACCATCGTCCCGTCGCGCCGATCCCTCCCTCGAAAATCCCCTCCCTCGCAGGCACCGTATTGAATACGGATATTCATACGGCCAAGCCCCCAACTCGCCAGGATTCCGGTCTTGAAGGACCTGCCGTTCCTCCTAGGATGATGCCCCAGGAAGCGCTTTACGTTCGACGTGAGCGGCGAATCGGGAGCATGTTGGCTGCCGACCATTCGGCTCACAATATCATCCCTGTGTTGATCGTGTCGTAG
- a CDS encoding ABC transporter ATP-binding protein, with product MIEVRNITKRYGHLTAIDRVTFRVEKGEVLAFLGPNGAGKTTTMRILTSFIPATEGTAQVAGFDCAEQPEEVKKRIGYLPETPPVYQELTVAEYLGFVGKLRGLSGTGLTQALGRVTERLSLGTVRQRLIANLSRGYRQRVGLAQALIHDPPVLILDEPTVGLDPKQIIEIRELIKSLAGSHSVILSTHILPEATAVCQRVVIINGGRIVAEDTPDQLSARLRKSEKISVTLKTPPVNVAERFHDVPGVEHVLTTADPHTVLIECALGKDIREDVAHFAVGQHWGLLEMKPVSMTLEDVFLKLTQREDELPKSNDTVGERL from the coding sequence ATGATCGAAGTTCGCAACATCACCAAACGGTACGGTCATCTCACCGCGATTGATCGCGTCACGTTTCGCGTGGAGAAAGGTGAGGTACTGGCATTTCTCGGCCCCAACGGCGCGGGCAAAACCACGACCATGCGCATCCTCACGTCCTTCATTCCCGCAACGGAAGGAACCGCGCAGGTCGCAGGGTTCGATTGTGCGGAACAACCTGAAGAGGTGAAGAAGCGAATCGGATACTTGCCGGAAACTCCGCCTGTCTATCAAGAACTCACGGTCGCCGAATACTTAGGTTTTGTAGGGAAACTCCGCGGTTTGAGCGGAACCGGTCTGACCCAGGCGTTGGGACGGGTCACGGAACGGCTTTCTCTGGGAACTGTCCGGCAGCGGCTTATTGCCAACTTGTCACGCGGCTATCGACAACGGGTTGGGTTGGCCCAAGCCCTGATTCACGATCCTCCCGTCCTCATCCTCGATGAGCCCACGGTGGGTCTCGATCCAAAGCAGATCATTGAAATTCGGGAATTAATCAAAAGCCTGGCCGGCTCCCATTCCGTCATTCTGAGCACGCATATCCTGCCGGAAGCCACCGCCGTGTGTCAGCGCGTCGTGATCATCAACGGAGGGCGGATCGTCGCCGAGGACACCCCGGATCAACTCTCTGCACGACTCCGAAAATCGGAGAAGATCAGCGTCACCCTGAAAACGCCGCCGGTCAATGTGGCCGAGCGGTTTCACGACGTCCCAGGAGTAGAACATGTGCTGACCACGGCCGACCCGCACACGGTTCTGATCGAATGCGCGCTGGGCAAGGATATTCGGGAAGACGTGGCGCACTTCGCCGTCGGGCAACACTGGGGGCTGTTGGAAATGAAACCCGTCTCGATGACATTGGAAGATGTCTTCCTGAAACTGACCCAGCGGGAAGACGAATTGCCGAAGTCGAACGATACTGTAGGCGAGCGACTGTAA
- a CDS encoding ABC transporter permease subunit: MPPVQAIIRKELRSYFVSPIVYVVGGVFLLTFGFLAYLYIVFTGAQAIQLTQMQGGPAQINLNDLVFRNLFASMRFVLLLILPILTMRLLAEERKLRTFEFLMTAPIRVSEIIVGKFISVYLVFLGMLLLTTLVPLTLALFSDFDWYPVLTGYLGLTLLGGFFLAVGLFASSVTENQIVAAFTSFGLLLMCWLLAGLGSLLGDTPAGQVVSYLSFMEHYDHLVRGLIDTKDLVYYVSGTVLMLFLAHRIVDASRWK; the protein is encoded by the coding sequence ATGCCACCTGTCCAAGCGATCATTAGAAAAGAGTTGCGCTCCTACTTCGTCTCGCCGATCGTGTATGTCGTCGGTGGAGTCTTTCTCCTGACCTTCGGATTCCTCGCCTATCTCTACATTGTCTTCACGGGAGCCCAAGCCATTCAGTTGACGCAAATGCAGGGCGGCCCGGCGCAGATCAATCTCAACGATCTCGTGTTTCGCAATCTCTTTGCCAGCATGCGGTTCGTCCTGCTGTTGATTCTTCCGATTCTCACCATGCGGCTGCTGGCCGAAGAACGGAAACTCCGAACCTTTGAGTTCCTGATGACGGCGCCTATACGGGTCAGCGAAATTATTGTTGGAAAGTTCATCAGCGTCTATCTGGTCTTCCTCGGAATGCTGCTGCTGACGACCTTGGTTCCTCTCACGCTGGCGCTCTTCAGCGATTTTGATTGGTACCCCGTCCTCACCGGCTATCTCGGCCTCACGCTGCTCGGCGGGTTTTTTCTCGCCGTCGGTCTCTTTGCCTCCTCCGTCACCGAAAACCAGATTGTGGCCGCATTCACCAGCTTCGGGCTGCTGCTGATGTGTTGGCTGCTGGCCGGACTGGGTTCGCTCCTGGGCGACACGCCGGCAGGGCAAGTAGTCTCGTACCTGTCTTTCATGGAGCACTATGACCACCTAGTGCGCGGCCTGATCGATACGAAAGACCTCGTGTATTACGTCAGCGGAACCGTATTGATGCTGTTCCTCGCCCACCGCATTGTGGATGCCTCGCGATGGAAATGA